A genome region from Geobacter pickeringii includes the following:
- a CDS encoding acyl carrier protein phosphodiesterase: MNFLAHLYLSGNDPEILVGNMMGDFVKGVLDDSYPPRITRGLELHRLIDSFAGRHPSFLASKRRISPEYGHYRAVLVDLYYDHFLAVEWDRFAEEPFERFIATARQTMEEHAGILPERLRTRLPDIFTEWLPSYRNVDGVATVLRRMAGRVGRPNPLGAGGDELVRHYGELRSDFFQFLPDAKGYVATLIGR, encoded by the coding sequence GTGAACTTTCTCGCCCATCTCTATCTGTCCGGTAACGACCCCGAAATCCTCGTGGGGAACATGATGGGAGACTTCGTCAAGGGGGTGCTGGACGACAGCTACCCTCCCCGCATCACCAGGGGGCTTGAACTCCACCGCCTGATCGACTCCTTCGCCGGCCGCCATCCGTCCTTTCTGGCGAGCAAGAGACGTATCTCCCCTGAGTATGGTCATTATCGGGCTGTGCTCGTTGATCTGTATTACGACCACTTTTTGGCAGTGGAGTGGGACCGTTTTGCCGAGGAGCCGTTTGAGCGCTTCATCGCGACGGCGCGGCAGACCATGGAGGAGCATGCCGGGATACTCCCGGAGCGCCTGAGGACAAGGCTTCCTGACATCTTCACCGAATGGCTTCCTTCGTATCGTAACGTGGATGGTGTTGCCACGGTGCTGCGCCGCATGGCAGGGCGCGTCGGGCGCCCGAATCCGCTTGGCGCGGGGGGCGATGAACTGGTGAGACATTACGGGGAATTGAGGAGCGACTTTTTTCAGTTCCTTCCGGATGCCAAAGGATATGTCGCGACGCTCATCGGGAGGTGA